The Bacteroidota bacterium genome contains a region encoding:
- a CDS encoding nucleotidyltransferase domain-containing protein, whose product MIRNEYLDQEKFNNLREREKEMKCLYKVQEIISENLRLDEFLMEIVKHIWGGWQYPMITRVKIIFEDKIYKESGWKETEWVQFSDIIIDEEISGRIEVYYTKFKQMVKDNQFLPEEQKLLNTIAFQVGNYIFNKRLKRTLDILDAEKLQKELIDDNSSSLMHSQANVHWKWRYDFANIIAQKLDMKKLGVKAFYIIGSTKNANAGPASDIDLLVHFDGNPTQELELKAWFEGWSLCLSEMNFLKTGYKTDGLIDLHIVTDEDIKNKNSFATMIGAITDGAKLIKKI is encoded by the coding sequence ATGATCAGAAATGAATACCTCGACCAGGAAAAATTTAACAACCTGAGAGAGAGGGAGAAAGAGATGAAATGCCTGTATAAAGTTCAGGAAATAATAAGTGAAAATTTACGGCTGGATGAGTTTCTCATGGAAATAGTAAAACATATCTGGGGTGGGTGGCAATATCCAATGATCACAAGGGTTAAAATAATATTTGAAGACAAAATTTATAAAGAGTCGGGATGGAAAGAAACAGAGTGGGTTCAGTTCTCTGATATCATAATAGACGAAGAGATTTCAGGAAGGATCGAAGTTTATTATACTAAATTTAAACAGATGGTAAAAGATAACCAGTTTTTACCAGAGGAACAAAAATTATTAAACACGATAGCCTTTCAGGTTGGAAATTATATATTCAACAAAAGGTTGAAAAGGACCCTTGATATTTTAGATGCTGAAAAACTACAAAAAGAGCTAATAGATGATAATTCATCTTCCTTGATGCATTCACAAGCGAATGTTCATTGGAAATGGAGATACGACTTTGCAAACATCATTGCACAGAAGCTAGACATGAAAAAACTAGGTGTTAAAGCTTTCTATATTATAGGGAGTACTAAAAATGCAAATGCAGGTCCTGCAAGCGATATTGACCTTCTTGTTCACTTTGACGGTAACCCTACCCAAGAACTTGAACTCAAAGCATGGTTCGAAGGATGGAGTCTTTGTCTCTCAGAAATGAATTTCCTAAAAACAGGTTATAAAACTGATGGATTGATTGATTTACATATTGTTACCGACGAGGATATTAAAAATAAAAACAGCTTCGCTACCATGATTGGAGCCATTACAGATGGAGCAAAACTTATTAAAAAAATTTAG
- a CDS encoding metallophosphoesterase, with translation MSKCFFVTDLHGHIDRYEKLFLQIKEEKPEAVFFGGDILPHRLKKMGNYDDFTTDFLFPSLYQLKKDLKDRYPKIYLILGNDDARSEEQKFLIESNNGLFHYSNQQKISFGDYSIFGYSFVPPTPFQMKDWEKYDVSRYVDPGCVHPTEGFRTFAPTEDIEYATIQKDLEILTENEDISKAIFLFHSPPYKTYLDRASLDGIMVDYVPMDVHVGSIAIKRFIEERQPFITLHGHIHESTRITGFWKQQIGNTVSFNAAHDGPELSIIKFDLKDPSMAKRIIC, from the coding sequence ATGAGTAAATGTTTCTTTGTTACGGATCTTCATGGTCACATTGATAGATATGAAAAGTTATTTCTTCAAATTAAAGAAGAAAAACCGGAAGCTGTTTTTTTTGGAGGAGATATACTGCCACATCGTCTTAAGAAAATGGGAAATTATGATGATTTTACCACCGATTTTCTTTTCCCGAGCCTTTATCAACTCAAAAAGGATTTAAAGGATCGTTACCCCAAGATTTACTTAATTCTTGGAAATGACGATGCACGTAGCGAAGAGCAGAAGTTTCTGATAGAAAGCAACAATGGATTGTTTCATTATTCAAATCAACAAAAAATATCATTTGGGGATTACAGCATTTTTGGGTATTCGTTCGTACCACCAACCCCTTTCCAGATGAAAGATTGGGAAAAATATGATGTATCCAGGTATGTCGATCCCGGCTGTGTCCATCCTACTGAAGGATTTAGGACATTTGCTCCAACAGAAGATATCGAATATGCAACCATACAGAAAGATTTAGAAATTTTGACAGAAAATGAAGATATTTCCAAAGCGATATTCCTCTTCCACTCACCTCCTTATAAGACCTATCTCGACCGGGCTTCGCTCGACGGGATAATGGTTGATTATGTTCCAATGGATGTTCATGTTGGAAGTATTGCCATAAAACGATTTATTGAAGAAAGACAACCCTTTATCACCCTTCATGGACATATTCATGAATCGACCAGAATAACAGGTTTCTGGAAACAGCAAATAGGGAATACGGTTTCATTTAATGCAGCACATGATGGTCCGGAACTTTCCATCATTAAATTTGATCTCAAAGACCCTTCAATGGCCAAAAGGATCATCTGTTAG